In Catenulispora sp. MAP5-51, the following are encoded in one genomic region:
- a CDS encoding DUF4132 domain-containing protein encodes MGQDGLLGKLFRRKGTEAGSQPTASGASSPHRVTEPAVQDAVPPPAATTSWDQDEALRHILGPSADAPAVRDVLDLCDTLHGPMPPEPWREQMAALLADNAAGNADGNATGNATGNAAAIGALRTIALRETPFDDPRADHRVPFVRSVVWAIGLTEPADAVPLLIRITEVYGEPGRGREYRSVAVTAVEALGGIGGERALPALRQIRAEAKLGDVRRAASRELDRNLDEAHLSRADVPEWQAETFELDRDSLRVIELGHGYTAGIQLDADGTVVLSYSGPSGQHRSTPPAGARANDLHEAADVAANLRTVVYAERFRLKQLMKDQRTLTYEDWMESYLGNPVTGQLCRALIWESSIDGGEHWQRFVPVWSARREAWLRLGEDGVSHDIAEESQARVVDPTNFSAAEKRAWDVQLLKLRLTQPFEQLALADGGGNRRRERR; translated from the coding sequence ATGGGGCAGGACGGTCTTCTCGGGAAGTTGTTCCGGCGCAAGGGCACGGAGGCCGGCTCCCAGCCGACCGCGAGCGGCGCGTCTTCGCCGCACCGTGTAACGGAGCCGGCCGTCCAGGACGCCGTCCCGCCGCCGGCCGCCACCACGAGCTGGGACCAGGACGAGGCCCTGCGGCACATCCTCGGCCCGTCCGCCGACGCGCCAGCCGTCCGGGACGTCCTCGACCTCTGCGACACCCTGCACGGCCCGATGCCGCCGGAGCCGTGGCGCGAGCAGATGGCCGCGCTGCTCGCCGACAACGCCGCGGGCAACGCTGACGGTAACGCCACGGGTAACGCCACGGGTAACGCCGCGGCCATCGGCGCGCTGCGGACGATCGCGCTGCGCGAGACCCCGTTCGACGACCCGCGGGCCGACCACCGCGTCCCGTTCGTGCGCAGCGTCGTGTGGGCCATCGGCCTGACCGAGCCCGCCGACGCCGTGCCGCTGCTCATCCGCATCACCGAGGTGTACGGCGAGCCGGGGCGCGGCCGCGAGTACCGCTCCGTCGCGGTCACCGCCGTCGAGGCGCTCGGCGGGATCGGCGGCGAGCGCGCACTCCCGGCGCTGCGGCAGATCAGGGCCGAGGCCAAGCTCGGCGACGTCCGCCGGGCCGCGTCTCGCGAGCTCGACCGGAACCTGGACGAGGCGCACCTCTCGCGCGCCGACGTCCCCGAGTGGCAGGCCGAGACCTTCGAGCTCGACCGGGACAGCCTGCGCGTCATCGAGCTCGGGCACGGCTACACGGCGGGGATCCAGCTGGATGCCGACGGAACCGTCGTCCTGTCCTACAGCGGCCCGAGCGGCCAGCACCGGTCCACGCCGCCGGCAGGTGCACGCGCGAACGACCTCCACGAAGCGGCCGACGTCGCGGCGAACCTGCGCACGGTCGTCTACGCCGAGCGCTTCCGGCTCAAGCAGCTCATGAAGGACCAGCGGACGCTGACGTACGAGGACTGGATGGAGTCCTACCTCGGCAACCCCGTCACCGGACAACTGTGCCGAGCGCTGATCTGGGAGTCGTCGATCGACGGCGGCGAGCACTGGCAGCGCTTCGTCCCGGTGTGGAGCGCGCGCCGCGAGGCCTGGCTGCGCCTCGGCGAGGACGGCGTCTCGCACGACATCGCCGAGGAGTCCCAGGCGCGCGTCGTCGATCCGACGAACTTCAGCGCCGCCGAGAAGCGGGCCTGGGACGTGCAGCTGCTGAAGCTCCGGCTGACGCAGCCGTTCGAGCAGTTGGCTCTGGCCGATGGCGGCGGCAACCGCCGGCGGGAACGCCGTTGA
- a CDS encoding caspase family protein, producing the protein MNEVRRVDPARSRIILVGVEAYTDAAIPDEPAIANNITDLTEVLTDPGLGAFDPGHLLVAPAGAGVEQVGNLLIAAADEAEDLLLFYYAGHGFPTRSRAELYLSLAGTGIDRPAFTALPFDAVRDVFLGSAARSRVVILDCCYSGKAIGPILGGTDVLEPLDIAGTYTLTASPATRPASAALPGERHTAFTGRLLELLRAGNPDAGPDLSLGDIYRHMRARLRADGLPEPQQRGTATGDQLALTPNPAYSKGKPATGRNSAHRKTMVRRSVQPAPLPKDLRATLGHQHPKIRAAAVEVLAEWLDDPDLRRVRAARDELRKIAESDRPDVADVARAALRPRPVSASASVPVSGRVPAAPGRAATHTAGVLSPGIPTATDHATDTTTETIMDTAELLARQISVSLSRAETLAAIAKAVAEYDERRAARLVAEAALIAGTVQDPPTRAELLVKIAAAVPPGDPDRAGSLVGEAEEIALAVPDESAKGWALAAVAEALSANAPNRAEGIARRIVDSFSRVSALVKVASVTAANDPARASRLLAQAEAIAHESIEESAHVQALTMVATALAASDPQRAAGLIDEAERIAEAMTDAESKGLALAEIVQAAAASDPDRAETVAASIARPQSKAWALTMLAEELAANHPDRAGTIAYNITDPQLRARALATFAGALAATDPDEAETVAYTIAAESWRARALAMVAEALIPADPDHAARLVGDAARIGHALPASESKAWALTEIAGVRRRLGL; encoded by the coding sequence ATGAACGAGGTCCGCCGCGTGGATCCGGCTCGCTCGCGGATCATCCTGGTCGGGGTGGAGGCGTACACCGACGCGGCCATCCCCGACGAGCCGGCGATCGCCAACAACATCACCGATCTCACCGAAGTGCTGACCGATCCGGGGCTGGGCGCCTTCGATCCGGGGCATCTGCTGGTCGCGCCGGCCGGCGCCGGGGTGGAGCAGGTCGGGAACCTGCTGATCGCCGCCGCCGACGAGGCCGAGGACCTGCTTCTGTTCTACTACGCCGGCCACGGGTTCCCCACGAGGAGCCGGGCGGAGTTGTATCTGAGCCTGGCCGGCACCGGAATCGACCGTCCGGCGTTCACGGCCTTGCCGTTCGACGCGGTGCGCGATGTCTTCCTGGGCTCTGCGGCCCGGAGTCGGGTGGTCATTCTCGACTGCTGCTACAGCGGTAAGGCGATCGGGCCGATCCTGGGCGGCACCGACGTGCTGGAGCCGTTGGACATCGCCGGGACCTACACCCTCACCGCGTCCCCGGCCACCCGGCCGGCGAGCGCGGCCCTGCCCGGTGAGCGCCACACCGCGTTCACCGGGCGGCTCTTGGAACTGCTCCGGGCCGGGAATCCGGATGCCGGGCCGGATCTGAGCCTGGGCGATATCTACCGGCACATGCGGGCCCGGCTGCGCGCCGACGGGCTGCCCGAGCCGCAACAGCGCGGGACCGCGACCGGTGATCAGCTCGCCCTCACGCCGAACCCCGCCTACAGCAAGGGCAAACCCGCGACGGGCCGCAACTCCGCGCACCGGAAAACGATGGTGCGGCGCAGCGTTCAGCCTGCGCCGCTGCCGAAGGATCTCCGGGCGACGTTGGGGCATCAGCACCCGAAGATCCGGGCGGCTGCCGTGGAGGTCCTCGCCGAATGGCTGGACGACCCCGACCTCCGCCGGGTGCGGGCCGCGCGTGATGAACTTCGGAAGATCGCTGAGAGCGACCGTCCGGACGTCGCGGACGTGGCACGTGCCGCGTTGCGCCCTCGACCGGTCTCGGCCTCGGCCTCGGTCCCGGTCTCCGGGAGGGTACCGGCGGCACCGGGCCGCGCCGCCACCCATACCGCCGGAGTCCTGTCGCCCGGGATCCCGACGGCGACCGACCACGCCACGGACACCACCACGGAAACCATCATGGACACCGCTGAGCTCCTGGCGCGCCAGATCTCAGTGAGCTTGTCGAGGGCTGAGACGCTGGCCGCGATCGCGAAAGCGGTGGCCGAGTATGACGAGCGCCGGGCCGCGCGGCTGGTCGCCGAAGCCGCGCTCATCGCGGGCACCGTCCAGGACCCGCCGACGCGGGCCGAGCTCCTGGTCAAGATCGCGGCAGCGGTCCCTCCCGGCGACCCCGACCGGGCCGGGAGCCTGGTCGGCGAGGCCGAGGAGATCGCCCTGGCCGTCCCCGACGAGTCGGCGAAGGGCTGGGCCCTGGCCGCCGTCGCCGAGGCGCTGTCCGCGAACGCGCCGAACCGGGCCGAGGGGATCGCCCGCAGGATCGTCGACTCGTTCTCGCGGGTCTCGGCACTGGTGAAGGTCGCGTCGGTGACGGCCGCGAACGACCCGGCCCGCGCGTCCAGACTGCTCGCCCAGGCCGAGGCGATCGCCCACGAGTCGATCGAGGAATCGGCCCACGTCCAGGCGCTGACCATGGTGGCGACGGCGCTGGCCGCGAGCGACCCGCAACGGGCCGCCGGGCTGATCGACGAAGCCGAGAGGATCGCCGAAGCCATGACCGACGCGGAATCCAAGGGGCTGGCCCTGGCCGAGATCGTGCAGGCGGCGGCCGCGAGCGACCCCGACCGCGCCGAGACCGTCGCCGCCTCCATCGCCCGCCCGCAGTCGAAGGCATGGGCCCTGACGATGCTCGCGGAGGAACTGGCCGCGAACCACCCCGACCGCGCCGGCACGATCGCCTATAACATCACCGACCCGCAACTCAGGGCCCGTGCCCTGGCCACCTTCGCCGGAGCCCTGGCCGCGACCGACCCCGACGAGGCCGAGACGGTCGCGTACACGATCGCCGCCGAATCGTGGCGGGCCCGCGCCCTGGCCATGGTCGCCGAAGCCCTGATCCCCGCCGACCCCGACCACGCCGCGAGGCTGGTCGGCGACGCGGCGAGAATCGGACACGCCCTGCCCGCCAGCGAGTCGAAGGCGTGGGCGCTGACGGAGATCGCCGGGGTGCGGCGCCGGTTGGGTTTGTGA
- a CDS encoding LysR family transcriptional regulator has protein sequence MIDDISLRNLRSFLVVAQESSITRAATRLHVTQQTLSQQIQNLERALGATLLVRTSRGVRLTAAGEQLTASGRTLMDDAQTLYGEVRAAAAGRVGRLRITAASHPTTQLAIELANTIEAEHPGFDVEIRTVLRPVEAMAELHAGTSDAALLWLPTGDPDLRTAAFRSDPRAVLLAEGHRLAGRPSVTLADLAEDPVVIVDAFGSPAVQAHRIADPRPDGRPAVRGPVVATLEDCLTQVRRGHGVWFAPIAMAEWAVCPGVALVPVTDLEPAELAVAWTDAAPQELVDRLVGAAVREIR, from the coding sequence GTGATCGACGACATCAGCCTGCGCAATCTGCGGTCCTTCCTGGTCGTGGCACAGGAGTCGAGCATCACCCGGGCGGCGACCCGGCTGCACGTCACCCAGCAGACCCTGTCGCAGCAGATCCAGAACCTGGAGCGCGCCCTTGGCGCCACCCTGCTGGTCCGCACCTCGCGCGGCGTCCGGCTGACGGCCGCCGGCGAGCAGCTGACCGCCAGCGGCAGAACCCTGATGGACGATGCCCAGACGCTGTACGGCGAAGTCCGCGCGGCGGCGGCCGGCCGCGTCGGCCGCCTGCGGATCACGGCGGCCTCGCACCCCACGACGCAGCTCGCGATCGAGCTGGCGAACACCATCGAGGCCGAACACCCCGGGTTCGACGTCGAGATCCGCACGGTCCTGCGACCGGTCGAGGCGATGGCCGAACTCCACGCGGGCACCTCCGACGCGGCCCTGCTGTGGCTCCCCACCGGCGACCCGGACCTGCGCACGGCCGCGTTCCGCAGCGACCCCCGCGCCGTCCTGCTCGCTGAGGGGCACCGGCTCGCGGGCCGACCATCGGTCACCCTCGCGGATCTCGCGGAGGACCCGGTGGTGATCGTGGACGCGTTCGGCTCCCCGGCCGTCCAGGCCCACCGCATCGCCGACCCGCGCCCCGACGGCCGCCCGGCCGTGCGCGGACCGGTGGTGGCGACGCTCGAAGACTGCCTGACCCAGGTACGCCGCGGCCACGGTGTGTGGTTCGCGCCGATCGCGATGGCCGAGTGGGCCGTGTGCCCGGGCGTGGCGCTGGTGCCGGTGACGGACCTGGAGCCGGCGGAGCTCGCCGTGGCGTGGACGGACGCGGCGCCGCAGGAGTTGGTGGATCGACTCGTGGGCGCGGCGGTGCGCGAAATCCGCTGA
- a CDS encoding SDR family oxidoreductase — protein MSEVRRDLQGKVALIIGGSRNQGAAFAENIAARGATTVISYANDDAAAQETLVALEKHGVTVEAIRSDARRSDDVNALFEGVVARHGKLDIVVHTPGAVMKKPLADFTDADFDHLIDLNTRSAFNTLRATARHIADNGRYVVLSTTLTSIMTGPYGLYSGSKAAVERMVLALSKELGARGITVNAVAPGPIDDDFYQHAETPESMAAAANHSPRGRLGQPSDVAPVVGWLVSEEAGWVSGQTVRANGAMF, from the coding sequence ATGTCGGAAGTGCGGCGGGACCTCCAGGGCAAGGTCGCCCTGATCATCGGCGGAAGCCGCAACCAGGGCGCGGCCTTCGCCGAGAACATCGCGGCGCGCGGCGCGACCACCGTGATCAGCTATGCCAACGACGACGCGGCCGCGCAGGAGACGCTGGTGGCGCTGGAGAAGCACGGGGTCACGGTCGAGGCGATCCGCTCCGACGCGCGGCGCTCGGACGACGTGAACGCGCTGTTCGAAGGCGTCGTGGCGCGGCACGGCAAGCTGGACATCGTGGTCCACACCCCGGGCGCGGTGATGAAGAAGCCGCTGGCGGACTTCACCGACGCGGACTTCGACCACCTGATCGACCTGAACACCCGCTCGGCGTTCAACACGCTGCGCGCGACGGCCCGGCACATCGCCGACAACGGCCGCTACGTGGTGCTCTCCACGACACTGACCTCGATCATGACCGGCCCCTACGGCCTGTATTCGGGCTCGAAGGCAGCCGTGGAGCGCATGGTGCTCGCCCTGTCCAAGGAGCTCGGCGCGCGCGGCATCACCGTGAACGCCGTGGCGCCGGGCCCGATCGACGACGACTTCTATCAGCACGCAGAGACCCCGGAGTCGATGGCCGCGGCGGCGAACCACAGCCCGCGCGGCCGGCTCGGCCAGCCGTCGGACGTCGCACCGGTGGTCGGCTGGCTGGTGAGCGAGGAGGCCGGCTGGGTGTCGGGGCAGACGGTGCGCGCGAACGGCGCGATGTTCTGA
- a CDS encoding GNAT family N-acetyltransferase has translation MLDQRKVAVVRWPGQTPSVEKGLPALLAAYHLRTEAEKGEYVTDVSALPDKYRAEISDPRSAFADDAVLVALSGETPVGCVVVTAAADGRSEIKRLWTDPAFRSRGVATALLEAALAHAADSGVGRVRLSVWQWRDEAVSLYQRHGFVFTDSWDERDQLVCMERTLLPANGRVL, from the coding sequence ATGCTTGATCAACGAAAGGTCGCCGTCGTCCGCTGGCCCGGCCAGACCCCCTCCGTGGAGAAGGGACTGCCGGCCCTGCTTGCCGCCTACCACCTCCGAACCGAGGCCGAGAAGGGCGAGTACGTCACAGACGTGTCGGCGCTGCCGGACAAGTACCGCGCGGAGATCTCGGATCCGCGGTCCGCGTTCGCCGATGACGCCGTGTTGGTCGCCCTGAGCGGGGAAACGCCCGTGGGCTGTGTGGTCGTGACCGCCGCCGCCGACGGCCGCTCGGAGATCAAGCGGCTCTGGACGGACCCGGCGTTCCGATCGCGCGGCGTCGCGACCGCACTGCTCGAAGCCGCGCTGGCCCACGCCGCCGACAGCGGCGTGGGCAGGGTGCGTCTGTCCGTCTGGCAATGGCGAGACGAGGCCGTCTCCTTGTACCAGCGACACGGATTCGTCTTCACCGACTCCTGGGACGAACGGGATCAACTGGTCTGTATGGAACGCACCCTATTGCCCGCCAATGGCCGAGTGCTCTAG
- a CDS encoding glycoside hydrolase family 36 protein: protein MLTTSTTEVWEPYAEPIAGPVQLIDCGGLTFRATAEDSTARLVGEGIIELVLTSADGPVRAEWRLPCVDVTALWTPDTMAGKGIPAAWSAPKEVSLSRGAPIASLVGTGDVGRCTFAAAEVDVLAAGGVFEETGEFRFWVQAQGRLTLRVDVSGRHFARCLADLTAWWLADRGIGSVDIPATARKPAYSTWYSMHQAVTPEAVEEQARLGKELGLDLIIVDDGWMTPDRGRGYGHTGDWEPLSLPDTAAHVARVHDLGVEYMLWYAIPFIGKESTVWERFQPYALSRAESLDAMIVDPRCPAVRAYLADLLCRAVEEWGMDGLKIDFLDWFAREEAPPAGPEADCATVSEGVDKLLGEIRTRITAVRPTALVEFRQPYVSPGLWPHATMLRATDCPLSGLDNRQRTTDVRLAAGPIPVHADMLMWHPEEPAEQVACHLINVLFAVPQISVDLATLTPQQHQSLVFWLGIFRRYEQTLQQGAFEPARPDLGYPLIRAHDARVQIVARHAALPVSAAGAWDELLVANADTDPWVRLTDGSGSATVLVRDARGRSVWAGSIDLGVPGGAVFEVPRGGLAELSRDAVGRGFRRN from the coding sequence GTGTTGACGACGTCGACGACAGAGGTCTGGGAGCCGTACGCGGAGCCCATCGCAGGGCCCGTACAACTCATCGACTGCGGTGGGCTCACCTTCCGGGCCACGGCCGAGGACAGCACCGCGCGGCTGGTCGGCGAGGGGATCATCGAGCTCGTACTCACCAGCGCCGACGGTCCGGTGCGCGCCGAATGGCGGCTGCCCTGCGTCGACGTGACGGCGCTGTGGACGCCGGACACGATGGCCGGCAAAGGGATCCCGGCCGCGTGGTCGGCGCCCAAGGAGGTCTCGCTGTCGCGCGGCGCCCCGATCGCGTCGCTGGTCGGCACCGGCGACGTGGGCCGCTGCACCTTCGCCGCGGCCGAGGTCGACGTGCTGGCCGCCGGGGGAGTGTTCGAGGAGACCGGCGAGTTCCGCTTCTGGGTGCAGGCGCAGGGCCGGCTGACGCTGCGCGTGGACGTCTCCGGCCGGCACTTCGCACGCTGCCTGGCCGACCTGACCGCGTGGTGGCTCGCGGACCGGGGCATCGGGAGCGTCGACATCCCGGCGACGGCGCGCAAGCCCGCGTACTCGACGTGGTACTCGATGCACCAGGCGGTGACGCCGGAGGCGGTCGAGGAGCAGGCCCGGCTGGGTAAGGAGCTCGGCCTGGACCTGATCATCGTCGACGACGGCTGGATGACCCCGGACCGGGGCCGCGGCTACGGCCACACCGGCGACTGGGAGCCGCTGTCCCTGCCGGACACCGCGGCCCACGTCGCACGCGTCCACGACCTCGGCGTCGAGTACATGCTCTGGTACGCGATCCCCTTCATCGGCAAGGAAAGCACCGTCTGGGAACGCTTCCAGCCCTACGCGCTCTCCCGCGCCGAGTCCCTGGACGCGATGATCGTCGACCCGCGCTGCCCGGCGGTCCGTGCCTACCTGGCCGACCTGCTGTGCCGCGCGGTCGAGGAGTGGGGGATGGACGGCCTGAAAATCGACTTCCTGGACTGGTTCGCCCGCGAGGAGGCCCCGCCGGCCGGCCCCGAGGCCGACTGCGCGACAGTGTCGGAGGGCGTGGACAAGCTGCTGGGGGAGATCCGTACCCGGATCACGGCGGTCCGCCCGACCGCGCTCGTCGAGTTCCGGCAGCCCTACGTCAGCCCCGGCCTGTGGCCGCACGCGACGATGCTGCGGGCCACGGACTGCCCGCTCAGCGGCCTGGACAACCGGCAGCGGACCACCGACGTACGCCTGGCGGCCGGCCCGATCCCGGTCCACGCCGACATGCTGATGTGGCACCCGGAAGAACCGGCCGAGCAGGTGGCGTGCCACCTGATCAATGTCCTGTTCGCCGTGCCGCAGATCTCGGTGGACCTCGCGACCCTGACGCCGCAGCAACACCAGTCTTTGGTCTTCTGGCTCGGCATCTTCCGCCGCTATGAGCAGACTCTGCAACAGGGCGCGTTCGAGCCCGCGCGTCCCGACCTCGGCTACCCGCTGATCCGCGCCCACGACGCGCGGGTGCAGATCGTCGCCCGGCACGCGGCCCTGCCGGTGTCCGCCGCCGGCGCATGGGACGAGCTGTTGGTGGCCAACGCCGACACCGATCCATGGGTCCGGCTGACCGACGGCAGCGGGAGCGCGACGGTGTTGGTTCGCGACGCGCGTGGCAGGTCGGTCTGGGCAGGTTCAATCGATCTCGGCGTTCCGGGCGGCGCTGTTTTCGAGGTGCCGCGCGGCGGCTTGGCGGAGCTGAGTCGCGACGCGGTGGGTCGGGGTTTCCGCCGGAACTAG
- a CDS encoding carbohydrate ABC transporter permease, with amino-acid sequence MSGSRLRGWPLTLVIAAVAGLCVAPIYWLVVAATQKDADIFSSTPKWLPGGNLLANLRDLNAKVGLWRVLGNSLAIATLQTLGGLTIALLAGYAFAKFRFRGRTVLFGLLLSTLVVPDQVMLVPLFRMMMSFHLLDSYQAIVLPGLCVPFAIFMMRQALSGLPDELLDASRVDGAGELRVLFSVVVPVMRPFLAAMAVFLFLGSWNSFVWPLIALRHPDMLTLPVALATLHGQESNTDYGAILSGTAVSTVPMMILFLVLQKQFISGLLAGATKG; translated from the coding sequence ATGAGCGGATCCCGACTGCGGGGCTGGCCCCTCACGCTTGTCATCGCCGCCGTCGCCGGCCTGTGCGTGGCGCCGATCTACTGGCTGGTGGTGGCCGCGACCCAGAAGGACGCGGACATCTTCAGCAGTACGCCCAAGTGGCTTCCGGGCGGCAACCTGCTGGCCAATCTCAGGGACCTGAACGCCAAGGTCGGCCTGTGGCGGGTGCTCGGCAACTCGCTGGCGATCGCGACCTTGCAGACCCTCGGCGGCCTGACCATCGCGCTGCTGGCCGGCTACGCCTTCGCCAAGTTCCGCTTCCGCGGACGCACCGTCCTGTTCGGCCTGCTGCTGTCCACGCTGGTGGTCCCGGACCAGGTGATGCTGGTCCCGCTGTTCCGGATGATGATGTCGTTCCACCTGCTCGACAGCTACCAGGCGATCGTGCTGCCGGGTCTGTGCGTGCCGTTCGCCATCTTCATGATGCGCCAGGCGCTGTCCGGGCTGCCCGACGAGTTGCTGGACGCCTCGCGGGTCGACGGCGCCGGGGAACTCAGGGTCCTGTTCAGCGTCGTGGTCCCGGTCATGCGGCCGTTCCTGGCGGCGATGGCGGTGTTCTTGTTCCTCGGCTCGTGGAACTCCTTCGTCTGGCCGTTGATCGCGCTGCGGCATCCGGACATGCTCACGCTCCCGGTCGCCCTGGCCACACTGCACGGCCAGGAGAGCAACACCGACTACGGCGCGATCCTGTCCGGGACGGCCGTCTCGACGGTGCCGATGATGATCCTGTTCCTCGTCCTCCAAAAGCAGTTCATCTCCGGCCTGCTGGCCGGTGCCACGAAGGGATAG
- a CDS encoding carbohydrate ABC transporter permease, translated as MGAPAAARRPPPPPRRRLWTRRKLVPYFLLAPALLTFAVFKAYPILDSLWISTTSGAGNATHSVGAANYERLIHDPLFWQALRNTFEILVVQVPLMLGLALLLALGVNSSYVRWRPVWRLGLFMPAVTGLVATGVMFGFLLNKDNGALNWLLNGVGLGKVDWLGSGSGARMAVVLVLTWHYTGYNAVIYLAGLQGVRRDLYEAAMVDGAGAVRRFRSVTVPALRPIILFTVVLSSIGTLQLFDEPFILTRGGPDNATLTVSMYLYENGFHYFDFGYASAIAYALTLLVVILGVAQMRLMGDREK; from the coding sequence GTGGGCGCGCCGGCCGCGGCCCGGCGCCCGCCCCCGCCACCCCGCCGCCGTCTTTGGACCCGCCGCAAGCTGGTCCCCTACTTCCTCCTCGCGCCGGCCCTGCTGACCTTCGCCGTCTTCAAGGCCTATCCGATCCTGGACTCGCTCTGGATCTCCACCACCAGCGGCGCCGGCAACGCCACCCACAGCGTCGGCGCGGCGAACTACGAGCGCCTGATCCACGACCCGCTGTTCTGGCAGGCCCTGCGCAACACCTTCGAGATCCTCGTCGTGCAGGTCCCGCTCATGCTCGGGCTGGCCTTGCTGCTGGCGCTCGGCGTCAATTCCTCCTACGTCCGCTGGCGCCCGGTCTGGCGCCTGGGGCTGTTCATGCCCGCGGTCACCGGCCTGGTCGCCACCGGCGTCATGTTCGGCTTCCTGCTGAACAAGGACAACGGCGCGCTGAACTGGCTGCTCAACGGGGTGGGCCTGGGCAAGGTGGACTGGCTGGGCAGCGGCAGCGGCGCGCGGATGGCCGTCGTCCTGGTCCTGACGTGGCACTACACCGGCTACAACGCCGTCATCTACCTCGCCGGGCTGCAAGGCGTCCGGCGCGATCTGTACGAGGCCGCGATGGTCGACGGCGCCGGGGCGGTGCGCCGGTTCCGCTCGGTCACGGTGCCGGCGCTGCGGCCGATCATCCTGTTCACCGTCGTGCTCTCCAGCATCGGCACGCTCCAGCTGTTCGACGAGCCCTTCATCCTCACCCGCGGCGGCCCCGACAACGCGACCCTGACGGTGTCGATGTACCTGTACGAGAACGGCTTCCACTACTTCGACTTCGGATACGCCTCGGCCATCGCCTACGCGCTCACCCTGCTCGTGGTGATCCTCGGCGTGGCCCAGATGCGGCTCATGGGAGACCGGGAGAAATGA
- a CDS encoding sugar ABC transporter substrate-binding protein, protein MPDLTRRSLLRASGAGLFALAAGQTLSACSGDGGSTASSGGGAATGKITVWSWTTAAAALRGIVPAFQKDNPGITVDVQDVGNPAIWDKITVGLAAGGQGLADVLHIGCDYLPGYLEKFPGGLADLSALGADAHKDEFAKGLWPVVSGKDGHAYALPWEVNPLGFFYRKDLFDKAGIDPTAYQTWDDVLADAAKFKAANPGVYLIGIDKPAASSPDCDFLQSLMQLQGAFYFDLQGNITLGSAQCVNALTVIKRLNDAGLVGDAAGDHGWSNLMKAGKLAVAPYPAWAVHYLETTFADQSGKWRLTKPPAVTAGGKRSAIVNSTHLAVANSSPRKQAAWKFVEYALTRPASMNAMFGAGGVFPALTAAYSDPLYQKPDAFYGGQAPLQVFTGLLTDGADATNYSGDYARALQLASDAQVRVFLKGADPATELRKAATQLAQQTSRKIAA, encoded by the coding sequence ATGCCAGACCTCACTCGTCGCAGTCTTCTGCGAGCCTCCGGCGCCGGCCTGTTCGCCCTCGCCGCGGGCCAGACCCTCTCGGCCTGTTCCGGGGACGGCGGGAGCACCGCGTCCTCCGGCGGCGGCGCGGCGACCGGCAAGATCACCGTGTGGTCCTGGACCACCGCCGCCGCGGCCCTGCGGGGCATAGTCCCGGCGTTCCAGAAGGACAACCCGGGGATCACCGTCGACGTCCAGGACGTCGGCAACCCGGCGATCTGGGACAAGATCACGGTCGGCCTGGCGGCCGGCGGGCAGGGCCTGGCCGACGTGCTGCACATCGGCTGCGACTACCTGCCCGGCTACCTGGAGAAGTTCCCCGGCGGTCTGGCCGACCTGTCGGCGCTGGGAGCCGACGCGCACAAGGACGAGTTCGCCAAGGGCCTGTGGCCCGTCGTCTCCGGCAAGGACGGCCACGCCTACGCGCTGCCGTGGGAGGTGAACCCGCTGGGCTTCTTCTACCGCAAGGACCTGTTCGACAAGGCCGGCATCGACCCGACCGCCTACCAGACCTGGGACGACGTCCTGGCCGACGCCGCGAAGTTCAAGGCCGCCAACCCCGGCGTCTACCTCATCGGCATCGACAAGCCGGCGGCCTCCTCGCCGGACTGCGACTTCCTCCAGTCCCTGATGCAGTTGCAGGGCGCCTTCTACTTCGATCTGCAGGGGAACATCACCCTCGGCTCCGCGCAGTGCGTCAATGCTCTGACGGTCATCAAGCGGCTCAACGACGCCGGCCTGGTCGGCGACGCGGCCGGCGACCACGGCTGGAGCAACCTGATGAAGGCCGGCAAGCTGGCCGTGGCGCCGTATCCGGCCTGGGCCGTGCACTACCTGGAGACCACGTTCGCCGACCAGAGCGGCAAGTGGCGGCTCACCAAGCCGCCCGCGGTGACGGCCGGCGGCAAGCGCTCGGCCATCGTCAACTCCACGCACCTGGCCGTCGCCAACAGCAGCCCGCGCAAGCAGGCGGCCTGGAAGTTCGTCGAGTACGCGCTGACCAGGCCGGCGTCGATGAACGCGATGTTCGGCGCGGGCGGTGTGTTCCCGGCCCTGACCGCCGCGTACAGCGACCCGCTGTATCAGAAGCCGGATGCCTTCTACGGCGGCCAGGCCCCGCTCCAGGTCTTCACCGGGCTGCTGACCGACGGCGCCGACGCGACCAACTACTCCGGCGACTACGCCCGCGCGCTCCAGCTGGCCAGCGACGCGCAGGTGCGAGTCTTCCTCAAGGGCGCCGACCCCGCGACCGAGCTGCGCAAGGCCGCGACGCAGCTGGCGCAGCAGACCAGCCGGAAGATCGCCGCGTGA